CATCAGCGGGTGCAGCAGGCCGGTGTTGATGCCCACCAGCTGGGCGCCGGTGGGCGACTGCATCAGCGCGCGCACCGCCTTGCCCAGCAGGGTCTGGCGCAGCAGCAGCATCAGCCCGCCGCTGAACACCAGCGCCAGCACGAACACCAGCAGCTTGTTGGCCGCGAACTGGGCGCCGCCGAAGGCCACCGGCTGGGCCAGGTAGTCGTAGCCGCGCAGGTCGCCGCCCCAGACCCAGGACACCAGGTTCTGCACCAGGAACATCAGGCCGAAGGCGACCATCAGGCCGCGCGCCTCGAAGACGTCGACGTTGGGCGAGGTCGCCGCCAGCCGGCGGAAGCACAGGCGGTGGATCACCAGCCCGAGCAGCAGCAGGGCGACGAACGACAGCGGGATCATCAGCAGCGGCGAGAAGCCGAGGCTGGCGTGCGCCATCCAGGTCAGGTAGGCGCCCAGCATCAGGAACTCGCCGTGGGCGATGTTCAGGATGCGCATCAGCCCGTACTGCAGGTTCAGCCCGAGCGCGACGAGCGCGTAGATGCCCCCGGTGATCAGGCCGGAGGCTATGAGTTCGGTCCAGGCGCCGAGGGACATGCGTGCTACTTCAGGCCCTCCCCGCGCTGGCGGGGACGGCGGATGGATGGGGAATGCAACCGGCCCGGCGCGGCGCGCCGGCGCGGTGTCGTCACTGCCAGGCCGGCTTGGCGGGGTTGAGCTTGGCGGTCGCCACGTTCTGCGGCCACACCACCTCGAACTCGCCCTTCTGCCACTGGCTCACCGTGCCCGGGGTGGCGGTGTTCTCGCTGCCGGTGAACTTGATGTCGCCCACGATGGTCTTGTGCGTGCCCTTGGCCACGTAGTCGCGGATCGCCTTGCGGTCCAGGCCGACGTCCTTGACGGCGGCGGTCAGGATCTCCAGCGCCGCCCAGGCATGGCCGCTGGCCCAGCGGTCCGGCTCCTTGTTGAACTTCGCGGTGTGGGCGTCGAAGTAGGCCTTGGCGCCGGCCGAGGTCTTGGCGTTCCACGAGCCCATGCCCAGCACGCCCTCGGCGCCGGCCGGCGTCATCACGTTCTTGTACAGCTGGAACGCGGTGCCCACCGAGGCGTAGAAGAACTTCGGGTTGAAGCCCACTTCCTTGGCCTGCTTGGACGCCAGGATGGTGTCGGGCGGGTAGGTGATGCCGATGAAGGCGTCGGGATTGAGCTCCTTCAGGCTGCGCAGCACCGGCGACAGGTCCTTCACGCCCAGCGGGTAGCTCTTGCGCTCGACCACCTGGATGGAGGTCTTCTTCAGCTCGTTGTTCAGGGCGGCGAAGTTCTCCAGCCCGAACAGGTCGTCCATGTAGACGATGGCCACCGATTTGACGTTGTTCGCCTTCAGCATGTCGACCAGCGCGCCCATCATGCGGTCCGGCTGCTGCAGCAGCGAGAAGAAGAACGGCAGGTTCATGTCGATCAGCTTGCGCGACAGGGCGGTGGGCGCCAGCATCGGGTAGCCGTGCCGGTTGGCCAGCGGCGCCAGCGCGAAGTTGGCGTTGCTGCCCCAGGGCGGCAGGATCAGGTCGACCTTGTCGCTGCCCATCAGCTTCTCGTAGGTGCGGATCACGGTCTCGATCTCGCTGCGGTCGTCGCTGCCGATCAACTCGATCCTGCGCCGGGCGCCCTTGACGTCCAGCCCGCCGGCGGCGTTCTGCTGCTCGGCCCACAGCAGGTAGTTGGGCTCCTGGCTGACCTGGGCACCGCCGGTCCAGGGGCCGGTGCGCGCCATGGCGTAGCCGACCCGCACCGGGGCCGACTGGGCCATCAGCGAGGGAGCGACGGCGGCGGCGCCGACGGCGGCGGCGCCCTGGAGGAAGTGGCGGCGGCTGGCGCCGACCTTGCGCTGGTCCATGGATGTCTCCTGGGAAGGTTTCGGGTACGCCGCATGGTAGGAAACGGCCCCGCGCGCCGCTGTGCTGTGCGCGCAGAAGCATTGCTCCGGCCGTGCAGAGTGATTAGGGTTATCCCTTAGATATCCCACCTGAGCCCGCGGCCGGCGCGCTCTCCAATAATCCGGGCCATGGCCGGGTCCACCCTCCTGAGCACTGACGACCTCGCTGCGCGCGAGCGGGCGCCGCAATGGTGCGAGTGGCTGTCGCAGCACTTCGGCGGCCTGCAGACCGACCTGTACGGCGACAGCGAGTTCGACGGCCACCTGAGTTCCTCGCACGCCGGCGACGTGATCCTCACCCGGCTGGAGGCCAATCGCCACCGGGTGCTGCGCACCGCCTCGATGGTGCGCGGCAGCGACGCCGGCTACCTGAAGATCGTCGCGCCCTGGCAGGGCAGCGCGATGGTGCAGCAGCAGGGCCGTGAGGCCTGCGCGCGCGACGGCGCCTGGGTGATCTACGACACCACCGGCACCTACCAGATCGGCAACCCGGAGCGCTCGGACCACCTGATCGTCATGGTGCCCAAGGAGGGCGTGGGCGAACGCGGCCAGCGCCTGGACGGCCAGATGGCGCGCCGGCTCGGCGCCAGCGGCATCTCGCGGGTGGCGCTGGAGACCATGCGCAACACCTACCTGGAATTGCCCAGCATGAGCGCCGCCGCGGCGCAGGGCGCGGGCGAGACCATCAAGCACCTGGTGCGGCTGTCGCTGCTCGAGCTGGCCGGCCAGGAAACGGCGCTGACCCAGCGCGAGGCGCTGCGCGACCGCATCCGCGCCCACGTGCAGCAGCACCTGCGCGACCCGGAGCTGTCGGCCGACAGCATCGCGCGCGCGCTCAACTGCAGCCGGCGCCACCTGTACAACGCCTTCAGCGGCGAGGGCGAGTCGATCGCCGGCTACATCCAGCGCCTGCGGCTGGAGGCCTGCATCCGCGAGCTGCAGAGCGATGGCCCGCACGCGCGGCCGATCACCGACATCGCACTGAGCTGGGGCTTCGGCAATCCCTCGCACTTCAGCCGCGTGTTCCGCGACCGCACGGGGATGACGCCGTCGGCCTTCCGGCTCGGACCCGGGCGCTGAGGGCCTCTGGGACAATCGGCGGATGTCCCAGACGATCAAGATCACCCGCCCCGACGACTGGCACCTGCACGTGCGCGACGGCGCTGCCATGGCGGCCGTGGTGCCGCATTCGGCGGCCCAGTTCGGGCGCGCGGTCATCATGCCCAACCTCAGGCCGCCGGTGACGACGGCCGCGCAGGCGGCGGCCTACCGCGCCCGCATCCTCGAGGCCGTGCCCGAGGGCGTCGCCTTCGAGCCGCTGATGACCCTGTACCTCACCGACAACCTGCCGCCGGACGAGATCCGCCGCGCGCGCGAGGCCGGCGTGGTCGCCCTCAAGCTGTACCCGGCCGGCGCCACCACCAACAGCGACGCCGGCGTCACCGACATCCGCAAGACCTACCCGACGCTCGAGGCGATGCAGCGCGAAGGACTGCCGCTGCTGGTGCATGGCGAAGTGACCTCGCCGGACGTCGACCTGTTCGACCGCGAGGCGGTGTTCATCGAGCAGCAGCTGATTCCGCTGCGGCGCGACTTCCCCGGGCTGAAGATCGTGCTGGAGCACATCACCACGCGCGAGGCCGCGCAGTACGTGCACGACGCCGGCGCGCTGACCGCCGCCACCATCACGGCGC
The sequence above is a segment of the Ramlibacter tataouinensis genome. Coding sequences within it:
- a CDS encoding branched-chain amino acid ABC transporter permease, whose product is MSLGAWTELIASGLITGGIYALVALGLNLQYGLMRILNIAHGEFLMLGAYLTWMAHASLGFSPLLMIPLSFVALLLLGLVIHRLCFRRLAATSPNVDVFEARGLMVAFGLMFLVQNLVSWVWGGDLRGYDYLAQPVAFGGAQFAANKLLVFVLALVFSGGLMLLLRQTLLGKAVRALMQSPTGAQLVGINTGLLHPLMFGIGLGLSGIAGALLSMAYTISPSMGEPYTVTALIVITLGGFGSMGGALAGGLLLGVVEALGMHFTNPSLKALLSYGVFIGVLLLRPRGLFSK
- a CDS encoding amino acid ABC transporter substrate-binding protein, with amino-acid sequence MDQRKVGASRRHFLQGAAAVGAAAVAPSLMAQSAPVRVGYAMARTGPWTGGAQVSQEPNYLLWAEQQNAAGGLDVKGARRRIELIGSDDRSEIETVIRTYEKLMGSDKVDLILPPWGSNANFALAPLANRHGYPMLAPTALSRKLIDMNLPFFFSLLQQPDRMMGALVDMLKANNVKSVAIVYMDDLFGLENFAALNNELKKTSIQVVERKSYPLGVKDLSPVLRSLKELNPDAFIGITYPPDTILASKQAKEVGFNPKFFYASVGTAFQLYKNVMTPAGAEGVLGMGSWNAKTSAGAKAYFDAHTAKFNKEPDRWASGHAWAALEILTAAVKDVGLDRKAIRDYVAKGTHKTIVGDIKFTGSENTATPGTVSQWQKGEFEVVWPQNVATAKLNPAKPAWQ
- a CDS encoding helix-turn-helix domain-containing protein → MAGSTLLSTDDLAARERAPQWCEWLSQHFGGLQTDLYGDSEFDGHLSSSHAGDVILTRLEANRHRVLRTASMVRGSDAGYLKIVAPWQGSAMVQQQGREACARDGAWVIYDTTGTYQIGNPERSDHLIVMVPKEGVGERGQRLDGQMARRLGASGISRVALETMRNTYLELPSMSAAAAQGAGETIKHLVRLSLLELAGQETALTQREALRDRIRAHVQQHLRDPELSADSIARALNCSRRHLYNAFSGEGESIAGYIQRLRLEACIRELQSDGPHARPITDIALSWGFGNPSHFSRVFRDRTGMTPSAFRLGPGR
- the pyrC gene encoding dihydroorotase, whose product is MSQTIKITRPDDWHLHVRDGAAMAAVVPHSAAQFGRAVIMPNLRPPVTTAAQAAAYRARILEAVPEGVAFEPLMTLYLTDNLPPDEIRRAREAGVVALKLYPAGATTNSDAGVTDIRKTYPTLEAMQREGLPLLVHGEVTSPDVDLFDREAVFIEQQLIPLRRDFPGLKIVLEHITTREAAQYVHDAGALTAATITAHHLLYNRNAIFTGGIRPHYYCLPVLKRETHRVALVEAATSGNPKFFLGTDSAPHPAHLKEHASGCAGCYTAHAAMELYAEAFEAAGALDKLEGFASFHGADFYGLPRNTGTLTLQRTEWTVPDAYAFGEAQLKPLRAGESLRWQAVAGARA